Proteins from a genomic interval of Granulicella sp. L56:
- a CDS encoding energy transducer TonB — protein MAIGDAIYTPHVAVVSAHTSKSPVRISSGVSAGMLLSPIRPIYPEIARAAHVEGTVVVEATISRTGTIESLHVISGPPMLQRAAIDAIRTARYQPYRLNGSPTEVQTTISVSFRMGS, from the coding sequence ATGGCAATCGGGGACGCGATCTATACGCCACACGTCGCAGTCGTTTCAGCGCACACTTCAAAGAGCCCGGTGCGCATCTCGTCCGGCGTTTCTGCCGGAATGCTCCTCTCGCCCATTCGTCCTATCTATCCCGAGATAGCCAGAGCAGCGCACGTAGAAGGAACGGTGGTCGTGGAAGCCACCATCTCTCGCACTGGAACGATTGAAAGCCTGCACGTCATCAGCGGGCCACCGATGTTGCAGCGTGCCGCCATCGATGCCATCCGTACAGCGCGCTACCAGCCTTACCGGCTTAATGGCAGCCCTACTGAAGTACAGACGACGATATCAGTGAGCTTCCGCATGGGGAGTTGA
- a CDS encoding VTT domain-containing protein — MPIAIVFFVHYAYLILFFWVLAEQLGIPIPSIPVLLTAGTLSATHKIHHSYALAVVLVACILADTLWFALGRRYGKNVLQLLCRLSFEASTCVSKTEGYFSKRGPVTLLISKFVPGLSTVAAPIAGQTGMPYSRFFLWDFAGSILWAETFLLAGRFFGDLAKRSARFFQLLGHFAFIIFIVMVFGFFAYRLFKQRRFLRQVRSMRLEPAELKAMIDSAQEQGNIPPFIVDLRHPLDYLPDPRVLPGALRIGPNEIRQHSEIIPRDRDVILYCTCPSEETSAKLAMQLHKMGIYRVRPLRGGFDGWKEAGYPLVDYIEDTPHAQPLLTQITPSTPHAEAH; from the coding sequence ATGCCGATAGCGATTGTATTTTTCGTCCATTATGCCTACTTGATCCTGTTCTTCTGGGTTCTGGCGGAGCAGCTCGGCATACCCATTCCCAGCATTCCTGTGCTGCTAACGGCAGGGACGCTCAGCGCTACCCACAAGATCCACCACTCCTACGCTCTCGCGGTGGTGCTGGTGGCCTGCATCCTGGCTGATACGCTCTGGTTTGCGCTGGGGCGGCGCTATGGCAAGAACGTTCTACAGCTTCTTTGCCGATTGTCGTTTGAGGCTTCGACCTGCGTCAGCAAAACCGAGGGATATTTTTCAAAGCGTGGTCCGGTCACGCTACTGATCTCGAAGTTCGTTCCCGGACTGAGCACGGTCGCTGCGCCGATTGCAGGGCAGACCGGAATGCCGTACAGCCGATTCTTTCTCTGGGATTTTGCCGGATCCATCTTGTGGGCCGAGACCTTCCTGCTTGCCGGGCGTTTCTTTGGTGACCTGGCAAAGCGCAGCGCGCGGTTCTTCCAGCTTTTGGGCCACTTCGCGTTCATCATCTTTATCGTGATGGTGTTCGGCTTCTTTGCCTACCGTCTCTTCAAGCAGCGCAGGTTTCTGCGGCAGGTCCGCAGCATGAGGCTTGAGCCTGCCGAGTTGAAGGCCATGATTGACAGTGCGCAGGAGCAGGGCAACATCCCGCCGTTCATCGTCGATCTGCGCCATCCGTTGGACTACCTGCCCGATCCCCGGGTGCTGCCGGGCGCGCTGCGGATTGGACCGAATGAGATCAGGCAGCACAGCGAGATCATTCCACGCGACCGCGATGTGATCCTCTACTGCACCTGCCCCAGTGAGGAGACAAGCGCCAAGCTGGCGATGCAGCTTCACAAGATGGGCATCTACAGGGTGCGTCCGCTGCGGGGCGGCTTCGACGGATGGAAGGAGGCGGGATACCCTCTCGTGGACTACATCGAAGACACCCCGCACGCTCAGCCGTTGCTGACGCAGATCACACCGTCAACTCCCCATGCGGAAGCTCACTGA
- a CDS encoding HlyD family secretion protein, with product MPDQENQNRDDQTAEISGTVHLKSHDDANKGSRNGDEEAPQPEKSSRRKFIVIAVLIFLVVGAALFYWHSSFSEDTDDAQIDGNLYQVSSRVTGQVIKVYVDDNQKVQQGQLLAEIDPKDYQVALEQAQANLASAQAAAIQANVNVPIISTNVSTNLSTTSSDVQGAQAAVAQAQKQAQAAEARVDQAKANALKAKLDVERYTPLVEKDVISKQQFDAAVAQAAGTSAAVIEAQSQVIGQQEAVREAQQKLAQSRFSANESVKNGPQQVKVQEAKANAALAEVQQSQAKVDQARLNLSYTHITAPTTGIVNKKNVQVGANLSIGQDLLTIIPLTDLWVTANFKETQIQHMHPGQDVTIEVDALGGRKFHGKLTQIGGATGSRLSLFPPENATGNYVKVVQRIPVRIDFNDLQKENGDYALRPGFSVTPYVSVK from the coding sequence TTGCCAGACCAAGAGAACCAAAATCGCGACGATCAAACCGCGGAGATCAGTGGAACGGTTCACCTTAAATCGCATGACGATGCGAACAAGGGCAGCCGAAATGGCGACGAAGAGGCTCCACAGCCTGAGAAGTCGTCGCGACGGAAGTTCATCGTCATCGCAGTGCTGATCTTTCTTGTGGTGGGAGCAGCCCTGTTCTACTGGCACTCCAGCTTTTCTGAAGATACGGACGACGCACAAATTGATGGCAACCTGTACCAGGTTAGCTCGCGTGTGACCGGGCAGGTCATCAAGGTCTACGTGGACGACAACCAGAAGGTGCAGCAGGGCCAGTTGCTTGCGGAGATCGATCCCAAGGACTACCAGGTTGCACTGGAACAGGCCCAGGCCAACCTAGCCAGCGCCCAGGCCGCCGCCATTCAGGCGAATGTCAACGTCCCAATTATTAGCACGAATGTCAGCACAAACCTGAGCACGACCAGCTCTGACGTGCAGGGCGCACAGGCTGCCGTGGCGCAGGCGCAGAAGCAGGCCCAGGCGGCGGAGGCCCGTGTAGACCAAGCGAAGGCCAACGCATTGAAGGCGAAGCTGGACGTGGAGCGCTACACGCCGCTGGTCGAGAAGGACGTCATCTCGAAGCAGCAATTTGATGCTGCGGTAGCGCAGGCTGCCGGTACCTCGGCCGCTGTCATCGAGGCTCAGTCTCAGGTGATTGGACAGCAGGAGGCGGTACGTGAGGCGCAGCAGAAGCTGGCGCAGTCGCGCTTTTCGGCGAATGAGTCAGTAAAGAATGGTCCGCAGCAGGTGAAGGTGCAGGAGGCGAAGGCCAATGCGGCCCTTGCCGAGGTGCAACAGTCGCAGGCCAAGGTCGACCAGGCCCGGCTTAACCTCAGCTACACCCACATTACGGCTCCCACAACGGGCATCGTCAATAAGAAGAACGTACAGGTGGGCGCCAACCTTTCGATTGGGCAGGACCTGCTGACGATTATTCCCCTGACCGATCTGTGGGTCACCGCGAACTTCAAAGAGACGCAGATTCAGCACATGCATCCGGGGCAGGATGTCACCATCGAAGTAGATGCCCTGGGTGGACGCAAGTTCCATGGCAAGCTGACTCAGATTGGCGGAGCCACCGGATCGCGCCTGTCTCTGTTCCCGCCCGAGAACGCCACAGGCAACTATGTGAAGGTGGTGCAACGAATTCCGGTACGCATCGACTTCAATGACCTTCAGAAGGAGAATGGGGATTACGCGCTTCGGCCAGGGTTCTCTGTCACTCCTTATGTCTCGGTCAAATAG
- a CDS encoding TolC family protein — translation MRARYSRNVVATLGVGLLCLSGTVLPAGAQQDTSQTTASGPSTGQTSSPIASAQQQLYTASGENGAQPTQDSFKGSVVEGKSTGTLIDLSLDEAIQRGLRNNLGIILQSSTQKNAGGQRLEELQTLLPTVTASGSVEVQQINLAAEGLKFPGLNPIIGPFQVVDFRAFLTQNLVNVSALQNYIAAKHNFEGAKLTAEDARNLVVLTVGNAYLLCVADAARIEAVNAEMATSKVSLDQATDAHDAGTSPKLDVLRAQVDYQNEEQRLISAKNDLAKDKLALARTIGLPLDQEFRLTDQVPFAALDHVNPDTAFAQALAARKDLAASAEQLKAARAEKTSAWASQLPVASFSGDYGDLGTTPGHSHGTYSATGKVSAPILQIAKTRGQEQVADAQYEQAKAKLADQAQQVNADVRDSLLDIQAAEKLVEATHSNVELANEALSDAQQRFHAGVSDNLAVSQAQSQTELANDQYISALYQHNVAKLSLARALGVAQTNYKDYLGGK, via the coding sequence ATGAGAGCGCGTTACTCCCGGAACGTGGTTGCGACGCTGGGCGTTGGACTGCTGTGCCTGTCGGGCACGGTACTTCCCGCCGGGGCACAGCAGGATACGAGCCAGACCACGGCCAGCGGACCGAGCACAGGGCAGACCAGCTCCCCGATCGCGTCGGCGCAGCAACAGCTTTATACTGCGTCGGGCGAAAATGGCGCGCAGCCTACGCAGGATTCATTCAAAGGCAGCGTCGTGGAAGGGAAGTCGACCGGCACGCTGATCGACCTGTCGCTCGACGAGGCCATTCAGCGCGGCCTTCGCAATAACCTCGGGATCATCCTGCAATCATCGACGCAGAAGAATGCAGGCGGGCAGCGGCTGGAGGAGTTGCAGACATTGCTGCCTACGGTAACTGCTTCCGGCAGCGTTGAGGTGCAGCAGATCAATCTCGCGGCTGAGGGCTTGAAGTTTCCCGGCCTCAACCCGATCATCGGGCCGTTTCAGGTAGTGGACTTCCGGGCATTCCTGACACAGAATCTGGTAAACGTTTCTGCCTTGCAGAATTACATTGCCGCAAAACATAACTTTGAAGGCGCAAAGCTGACCGCCGAGGACGCCCGCAATCTGGTGGTGCTGACGGTAGGCAACGCCTATCTCTTGTGTGTGGCGGATGCCGCGCGCATTGAGGCAGTGAATGCAGAGATGGCCACCTCAAAGGTTTCGCTCGATCAGGCGACGGACGCGCATGATGCCGGAACCAGTCCGAAGCTCGATGTATTGCGGGCGCAGGTGGACTATCAGAATGAAGAGCAGCGGCTGATTTCGGCGAAAAACGATCTGGCAAAGGACAAGCTGGCGCTGGCTCGAACGATCGGCCTACCGCTCGATCAGGAGTTTCGGCTTACGGATCAGGTTCCCTTTGCTGCGCTCGATCATGTGAATCCCGACACCGCTTTTGCGCAGGCGCTGGCAGCCCGTAAAGACCTTGCGGCCTCGGCGGAGCAGTTGAAGGCAGCGCGTGCGGAGAAGACTTCGGCGTGGGCGAGCCAGCTTCCGGTGGCAAGCTTCTCGGGAGACTATGGCGACCTGGGAACCACACCGGGGCACTCGCATGGGACGTATTCGGCAACGGGCAAAGTAAGCGCCCCGATTCTGCAGATCGCCAAGACGCGCGGCCAGGAGCAGGTCGCCGACGCTCAGTACGAGCAGGCGAAGGCCAAGCTGGCCGATCAGGCGCAACAGGTGAATGCGGACGTACGCGACAGCCTGCTCGATATTCAGGCGGCCGAGAAGCTGGTGGAGGCGACGCACTCGAATGTCGAACTTGCCAACGAGGCGTTGAGCGATGCCCAGCAGCGGTTTCATGCCGGAGTTTCGGACAACCTTGCGGTTTCGCAGGCGCAGTCCCAGACAGAACTGGCGAATGACCAGTACATCAGCGCGCTCTACCAGCACAATGTCGCCAAGCTTTCGCTGGCCCGGGCGCTGGGCGTAGCGCAGACGAATTACAAAGATTATCTCGGAGGAAAGTAG
- the xylB gene encoding xylulokinase: MFLGVDVGTGGTRAILINRGGKVIASCSAEHAPIHSEHIGWAEQDPDDWWRAAREAIAGAIAQSELAGSAIEAVGLTGQMHGCVMLDAAGVVLRPALIWCDQRTQPQCDWLTEKIGFERLIELTANPALPNFTLTKLLWVRDHQPEIFARIAHVLCPKDYVRYRLTGEFAMDMQEASGTLLLDVAHRRWSTEVAEAAGIPMQWLPRLYEGPEICARISDAGAGATGLAAGTPVAAGAGDQGAGAVGMGILAPGSVSATIGTSGVVFAATDAPTKDPLGRLHTFCHAAPNRWHVMGVTNGAGLSLRYFRDTFATSSSYDALSALAAEVPAASDGLLWAPYLFGERTPHLDPNARAAFVGITASHTQAHFVRAVLEGVAMSLRDTFTLFKELHIPVDSIRLGGGGARGPLWRQIQADVYGQPVELLEAEEGGAFGAALLAGTGVNAWPSVEAACAATIRVAQTIAPQNADAMNEAYRQYRKIYPALRDIAN; this comes from the coding sequence ATGTTTCTCGGAGTAGACGTCGGAACCGGCGGCACCAGGGCAATCCTCATCAACCGCGGCGGCAAAGTCATCGCTTCATGCAGCGCCGAACACGCCCCTATCCACTCCGAGCACATTGGCTGGGCCGAGCAGGACCCCGACGACTGGTGGCGCGCTGCCCGCGAGGCCATCGCCGGAGCCATCGCGCAGAGCGAACTAGCCGGTTCCGCAATCGAGGCCGTCGGTCTCACCGGCCAGATGCATGGCTGCGTCATGCTCGACGCCGCGGGCGTTGTCCTGCGTCCGGCGCTCATCTGGTGTGACCAGCGCACCCAGCCCCAATGCGACTGGCTGACAGAGAAGATCGGCTTCGAGCGCCTGATCGAGCTCACCGCCAACCCCGCCCTGCCCAACTTTACCCTCACCAAGCTGCTCTGGGTTCGCGACCACCAGCCCGAGATCTTTGCCCGCATCGCCCATGTGCTCTGCCCCAAGGATTACGTCCGTTATCGCCTCACCGGCGAGTTCGCCATGGACATGCAGGAGGCCAGCGGCACCCTTCTGCTCGATGTAGCCCACCGCCGCTGGTCCACCGAAGTGGCCGAAGCCGCCGGAATCCCCATGCAGTGGCTGCCTCGCCTCTATGAAGGACCCGAGATCTGCGCGCGCATCTCTGACGCCGGAGCCGGTGCTACCGGCCTGGCCGCTGGCACGCCCGTAGCGGCCGGGGCAGGCGATCAGGGTGCCGGAGCCGTCGGCATGGGCATCCTCGCGCCCGGCTCCGTCTCCGCCACCATCGGCACCAGCGGAGTCGTCTTCGCCGCCACCGATGCTCCCACTAAGGACCCCCTCGGCCGCCTGCACACCTTCTGCCACGCCGCTCCCAACCGCTGGCATGTCATGGGAGTGACCAACGGCGCCGGTCTCAGCCTGCGCTACTTCCGTGACACCTTCGCCACCTCCAGCAGTTACGACGCTCTCAGCGCACTCGCTGCCGAAGTCCCAGCCGCCAGCGACGGCCTGCTGTGGGCGCCCTACCTCTTCGGCGAACGTACACCGCACCTCGACCCCAACGCCCGCGCCGCCTTTGTCGGCATCACCGCCAGCCACACCCAGGCGCACTTCGTCCGCGCCGTGCTCGAAGGCGTGGCCATGAGCCTGCGCGACACCTTTACTCTCTTCAAGGAGCTGCACATCCCCGTCGACAGCATCCGCCTTGGCGGCGGCGGAGCCCGTGGCCCCCTCTGGCGGCAGATTCAGGCAGACGTCTACGGCCAACCCGTCGAACTCCTTGAAGCTGAAGAAGGCGGAGCCTTCGGAGCGGCTCTCCTCGCCGGAACCGGGGTCAATGCATGGCCCAGCGTCGAGGCAGCCTGCGCCGCTACGATTCGCGTCGCTCAAACCATCGCTCCGCAGAACGCAGATGCTATGAACGAAGCCTATCGCCAATACCGCAAGATCTATCCGGCGTTGCGCGACATCGCCAACTAG
- a CDS encoding tetratricopeptide repeat protein, whose amino-acid sequence MRSSTRTKRPVQSSGVSRWSALSGWCFTHQGIVFAVAGAVWVLALYWKALSAPFLYDDVDQIVNNPILASLRLAVHRFWLAPISFNSEIGGAGGGTYRPLYWMSLVLDRRIWGLNASGFHLTNLVLHWLNGVLAFLLLRRLRVAPWTAAVSALLWLGLPINTEAVAWVSARGYLLCTFFLLLALLAADGFLREGKSRLLLAAYFVASLAALLSHEEGVFVLPLALLAAYATERLSRRLAGGLVAASILAGLVYIALREAVKTGSEHTGAALWAVGLAFWRYVQWMVLPVHMSVERSTSMPANAASPGTIAGWLGLIALIAVIVLLRKRLPVVAAGLAWMVIALLPFCGFVAIYQGMAERFEYLASAGLALTAAGLVLRLSGRWRRVAVSFLVLWVMWGAWRVWARVQDWQNPAALYASSLQATPKSSVLLYNLGLEFRRSGDVLTAAKLYGQAVKLQPRYGRALAGLGDVYLQLGETPDAVQYFERALALNPADMETVIDLGEALQRMGDKQGAEVQLRKAIAFDPTQSEAYTDLGVLLGSMGRVDEAIQAFQAAIKNKPADATPYFDLAVLFQQRGQDEVALPFYRKVLELKPGDPDTIRNVSKLHLGR is encoded by the coding sequence TTGAGATCTTCAACCAGGACAAAACGACCGGTACAGTCGAGCGGGGTATCGCGCTGGAGCGCTCTCTCGGGCTGGTGTTTTACGCATCAGGGGATTGTCTTTGCCGTTGCGGGTGCGGTGTGGGTGCTGGCGCTCTACTGGAAGGCGCTGAGCGCTCCGTTTCTCTATGACGACGTAGACCAGATCGTCAACAACCCGATACTGGCCTCGCTGCGGTTGGCGGTTCACCGGTTCTGGCTGGCCCCGATCTCGTTCAACAGCGAGATTGGCGGAGCTGGAGGCGGGACCTATCGGCCGCTTTACTGGATGAGCCTTGTGCTCGACCGCCGGATATGGGGGCTGAATGCGAGCGGGTTTCATCTCACGAACCTCGTCCTGCACTGGCTGAATGGAGTGCTCGCATTTCTACTGTTGCGGCGTCTGCGGGTTGCCCCATGGACCGCCGCGGTGTCCGCGCTGCTTTGGCTGGGCCTTCCGATCAATACCGAGGCCGTGGCATGGGTGAGCGCACGGGGCTACTTGTTGTGCACCTTCTTCCTGCTGCTGGCGCTGCTGGCGGCGGACGGCTTTCTGCGCGAGGGCAAGTCACGGCTTTTGCTGGCGGCATATTTTGTCGCTTCGCTGGCGGCGCTGCTGAGCCATGAGGAAGGCGTGTTTGTCCTTCCATTGGCGCTGCTGGCGGCGTATGCGACGGAACGGTTGTCGCGCAGGCTGGCGGGTGGGCTGGTTGCTGCCTCGATTCTGGCTGGGCTGGTCTATATCGCTTTGAGAGAGGCGGTTAAAACGGGTTCGGAGCATACGGGGGCCGCACTGTGGGCGGTAGGGTTGGCCTTCTGGCGCTATGTGCAGTGGATGGTCCTGCCCGTGCATATGAGCGTGGAGCGGTCGACCTCAATGCCTGCCAATGCGGCTTCTCCGGGGACGATTGCGGGCTGGCTGGGGCTGATTGCGCTGATTGCCGTGATCGTATTGCTGAGGAAACGGCTGCCGGTAGTTGCTGCAGGGCTGGCCTGGATGGTGATTGCGCTGCTGCCATTTTGCGGCTTCGTCGCGATCTATCAGGGCATGGCGGAGCGGTTCGAGTATCTGGCTTCTGCGGGGTTGGCGCTGACGGCTGCTGGGTTGGTGTTGAGGCTCAGCGGTCGTTGGCGGCGAGTTGCCGTTAGCTTTCTTGTCTTGTGGGTAATGTGGGGAGCGTGGCGGGTGTGGGCGCGGGTGCAGGACTGGCAGAACCCGGCGGCGCTCTATGCAAGCTCGCTGCAGGCTACGCCGAAGAGTTCGGTGCTGCTCTATAACCTGGGGCTGGAGTTCAGGAGAAGCGGCGATGTTTTGACCGCGGCGAAGTTATATGGACAGGCAGTGAAGCTGCAGCCTCGCTACGGACGGGCGTTGGCCGGGCTGGGCGATGTCTATCTGCAGCTAGGCGAGACTCCGGATGCGGTGCAGTACTTTGAACGGGCGCTGGCGCTGAATCCTGCGGACATGGAGACGGTGATCGACCTGGGCGAGGCGTTACAGCGGATGGGTGACAAGCAGGGAGCCGAGGTGCAGCTACGCAAGGCGATCGCGTTCGATCCAACGCAGAGCGAGGCTTATACCGATCTGGGCGTGCTGCTGGGGAGCATGGGGCGGGTGGACGAGGCGATTCAGGCGTTTCAGGCAGCGATCAAGAACAAGCCTGCGGACGCGACCCCTTATTTTGACTTGGCGGTGCTGTTTCAGCAGCGCGGTCAGGATGAGGTCGCGCTGCCGTTTTACAGGAAGGTGCTGGAGCTGAAGCCGGGCGATCCGGACACGATCCGGAATGTCAGCAAGCTGCATCTGGGACGCTAG